From the Synechococcales cyanobacterium T60_A2020_003 genome, one window contains:
- the infA gene encoding translation initiation factor IF-1 produces MSKQDLIEMEGTVTDSLPNAMFRVSLDNGFDVLAHISGKIRRNYIKILPGDRVKVELTPYDLTKGRITYRLRKK; encoded by the coding sequence TTGTCTAAACAAGATCTCATCGAGATGGAAGGCACTGTCACTGATTCTCTACCGAACGCCATGTTTCGGGTTAGCTTAGATAATGGTTTTGATGTCCTTGCCCATATTTCAGGCAAAATACGTCGGAACTACATTAAAATCCTGCCGGGCGATCGCGTCAAAGTTGAGCTAACTCCCTATGATCTTACAAAGGGTAGGATTACTTATCGTTTGCGCAAGAAGTAA